One part of the Melioribacteraceae bacterium genome encodes these proteins:
- the hemA gene encoding glutamyl-tRNA reductase has protein sequence MNLIGITINHNTSPIEIREALHLNRNEIIELVPLLNKVLSEGVVISTCNRTEIFGLPTSYSLNTSSIIETLLSLKPVTGIKPEYFSKYFSCGAVKHLFNVASGIDSLIIGDSQILGQVKEAFEISEDLAFSGPVLHRLFDTAIKVGKRTIKETGIGEGAVTVSYAAVQVVEKIFAGLEKKTALVIGAGETGELAAINLRDKGIGRISISNRTLERARTLAEKVRGELIPFENLNNHFHNFDIIISATSSDSYIISYKEIESAIKRRKGAPIVLMDIAIPRDIDPDVRKIDNVFYHDMDSLKIIVEQNLQKRKNEIPAVEKIIMEEMVGFFGWYNALEVVPTIKSLRNFFDEIRSDELGKLKHKISEEDFAKIEDMTRRMMGRILHNPTVKLRELAESGNDIQKVTTNSIILKELFNLDSSQNEGKKIEKE, from the coding sequence ATGAATTTAATCGGCATTACAATAAATCATAATACTTCACCTATCGAAATCCGTGAAGCTCTCCATCTGAACAGGAACGAAATTATTGAATTAGTTCCTCTGCTTAATAAGGTTTTATCGGAGGGAGTTGTTATTTCGACATGCAACCGTACGGAAATATTCGGATTGCCGACCAGCTATTCATTAAATACAAGCTCCATCATAGAAACTCTTTTGAGCCTTAAACCCGTAACCGGAATTAAACCGGAATATTTCAGCAAATACTTTTCCTGCGGGGCTGTAAAACATCTATTCAATGTGGCTTCCGGAATAGATTCCTTAATAATCGGAGACAGCCAGATACTCGGACAGGTTAAGGAGGCATTCGAAATTTCGGAAGACCTTGCATTCTCCGGGCCTGTGCTTCATCGCCTCTTCGATACCGCAATTAAAGTAGGAAAGCGCACTATTAAAGAAACCGGGATCGGCGAAGGGGCTGTAACAGTAAGCTATGCCGCTGTGCAGGTAGTCGAAAAAATATTCGCCGGACTTGAAAAAAAGACCGCTCTGGTTATCGGCGCTGGTGAAACAGGCGAGCTGGCTGCTATTAATCTAAGAGATAAGGGAATCGGCAGGATTTCCATTTCTAACAGGACTTTAGAAAGAGCCCGGACTCTTGCGGAAAAAGTTAGAGGCGAATTAATACCTTTTGAGAACCTGAATAATCACTTCCATAATTTCGATATTATAATCAGCGCGACAAGCTCCGACAGTTATATAATCTCCTACAAAGAAATTGAATCCGCAATTAAGAGAAGGAAAGGCGCACCCATTGTTCTTATGGACATTGCAATACCGCGTGATATCGATCCCGATGTACGGAAGATAGATAACGTGTTTTATCACGACATGGATTCTTTAAAAATCATTGTTGAACAGAATCTTCAGAAAAGAAAGAATGAGATTCCCGCCGTAGAAAAAATTATAATGGAAGAGATGGTGGGATTCTTCGGCTGGTACAATGCGCTCGAAGTAGTTCCGACAATTAAATCCCTCAGGAATTTTTTCGATGAAATCCGGTCTGATGAACTCGGGAAATTAAAACATAAAATCAGTGAAGAGGATTTTGCTAAGATTGAGGACATGACCCGCAGAATGATGGGGAGAATTCTTCATAATCCAACAGTTAAATTGCGCGAACTGGCCGAATCCGGAAACGACATTCAAAAGGTTACGACCAACTCAATAATTTTAAAGGAGCTTTTTAATCTGGACTCATCTCAAAACGAAGGAAAGAAAATTGAAAAAGAATAA
- the hemH gene encoding ferrochelatase, with protein MSKVAVVLFNLGGPDRIESVEPFLYNLFCDPDIFKLPFGQKTFARLISSRRAPKVSEEYKLIGGKSPLNEWTEIQRAELEKKLSMINPSVEVHTAMRYWKPLTDEVAKKIESGNYAKIILLPLYPHYSITTTGSSFNEWKRHYRGDNSKLVYIESYQTNPGYIRALNQRINESLSSFTDNVRKDVQLVFSAHGTPVSLVKKGDPYSKQISETVDAVMRDREYSHNHHLCFQSKVGPMKWLEPATDTMIEELASKGYKHLLIIPISFVSDHIETLFELDIEYRHVADESGIENYTVMKGLNDSQLFINALVELVKSEI; from the coding sequence TTGTCTAAAGTTGCTGTTGTACTTTTTAACCTTGGCGGCCCGGATAGAATAGAATCTGTTGAACCGTTTTTATATAATCTTTTCTGCGATCCCGATATTTTCAAACTTCCATTTGGCCAGAAAACATTTGCCCGTTTGATTTCAAGCCGCAGGGCACCAAAGGTATCCGAAGAATACAAACTTATCGGCGGTAAGTCACCGCTGAATGAATGGACTGAAATACAGAGAGCAGAACTCGAAAAAAAATTAAGTATGATTAATCCATCAGTCGAGGTTCATACCGCAATGCGGTACTGGAAACCACTGACCGATGAAGTTGCAAAAAAAATTGAATCGGGTAATTACGCGAAAATAATTCTGCTTCCGCTTTATCCTCATTATTCTATTACAACAACAGGATCTTCATTTAATGAGTGGAAAAGACATTACCGCGGGGATAATTCAAAACTGGTATACATTGAAAGTTATCAGACAAATCCCGGCTATATCCGGGCGCTGAACCAGCGGATTAATGAATCCCTCAGTTCTTTTACGGATAATGTAAGAAAAGATGTTCAACTGGTTTTCAGTGCGCACGGAACTCCCGTAAGCCTTGTTAAAAAAGGAGATCCGTACAGTAAACAGATCAGCGAAACTGTTGATGCAGTAATGAGAGACCGGGAATATTCACACAATCATCATCTATGCTTCCAGAGCAAAGTCGGACCCATGAAATGGCTTGAGCCTGCTACCGATACGATGATCGAAGAGCTTGCGTCAAAAGGTTATAAGCATCTGCTGATAATACCGATCAGTTTTGTTTCGGATCATATTGAAACTCTTTTTGAACTGGATATTGAATACAGACACGTAGCCGATGAGAGCGGAATCGAAAATTATACCGTGATGAAAGGATTAAACGATTCTCAATTGTTTATCAATGCATTAGTCGAACTCGTGAAAAGTGAGATATAA
- the hemN gene encoding oxygen-independent coproporphyrinogen III oxidase, whose product MFNIDLELIKKYDRPGPRYTSYPTAPQFNDSFTPEKYLDEVIRTNNQENPPDLSLYFHIPFCDTLCYFCGCNMIITRNRERIKEYTRYVKNEIDLLRSFIVEGRQTVQLHWGGGTPTHLNPDEITDLISYINGSFKFSPNAEEGCEIDPRGLTKAHLEALRNGGFNRISMGVQDFDEKVQKAVNRIQPEAMTREVVEWIRQLKFESINLDLIYGLPFQSAESFAKTVEAIIDISPDRIAVFNYAHVPWMKKHMALIKPDDLPLAEEKLEILKMTIEKLTSAGYIFIGMDHFAKPDDELAIALRDKKLYRNFQGYSTHAGADLYGFGITSISQIGRSYSQNVKKENEYFSLLNEGRLPVERGYYLSDDDLLRRHVITRIMCDFELDFSEVEKLYRVEFEKYFAVSIEGLKEFMNDGLVEINDRKIVVTEMGRLLIRNIAMNFDKYIEQKSDKAKYSRTV is encoded by the coding sequence ATGTTTAATATTGATTTAGAGCTGATAAAAAAATACGACCGGCCCGGACCGAGATATACCAGTTATCCCACGGCTCCGCAATTCAATGATTCGTTTACACCGGAGAAATATCTCGATGAAGTTATCCGTACAAACAATCAGGAGAATCCCCCGGATTTATCTCTCTACTTTCATATCCCCTTCTGCGATACACTCTGCTACTTCTGCGGCTGCAATATGATAATTACACGCAACAGGGAACGTATAAAAGAATACACGCGATATGTAAAGAATGAAATTGACCTTCTCAGATCTTTCATAGTAGAAGGCCGGCAAACAGTTCAGCTTCATTGGGGCGGAGGCACACCAACCCATCTTAATCCAGATGAAATAACCGATCTGATTTCCTACATAAACGGTAGTTTCAAATTCTCACCGAATGCGGAAGAGGGATGCGAAATTGATCCGCGAGGATTGACGAAAGCTCATCTCGAGGCTTTGCGAAACGGAGGCTTTAACAGGATCAGTATGGGAGTTCAGGATTTCGACGAGAAAGTCCAGAAAGCTGTCAACAGGATTCAACCCGAGGCAATGACAAGAGAAGTAGTAGAATGGATCCGTCAACTTAAATTCGAAAGCATCAACCTCGACTTAATTTACGGATTACCGTTTCAATCGGCAGAATCTTTTGCTAAAACAGTTGAAGCAATCATCGACATTTCGCCCGACAGGATTGCGGTATTCAACTACGCTCATGTTCCTTGGATGAAGAAGCATATGGCGCTTATTAAGCCGGATGATCTGCCACTGGCGGAGGAGAAACTTGAAATACTGAAAATGACTATTGAAAAACTTACATCGGCAGGATATATATTCATCGGAATGGATCATTTTGCCAAACCGGACGACGAACTGGCAATTGCCCTGCGTGATAAAAAACTTTACCGGAATTTCCAGGGATACAGTACACACGCCGGGGCGGATCTTTACGGATTCGGAATTACAAGCATAAGCCAGATCGGGAGAAGTTATTCACAAAACGTTAAGAAGGAGAATGAATATTTTTCGCTTCTTAACGAAGGGCGGCTCCCGGTTGAGCGTGGCTACTATCTAAGCGATGACGACCTTCTGCGCAGGCATGTAATTACAAGGATAATGTGCGATTTTGAACTCGATTTCAGCGAGGTCGAAAAACTTTATCGGGTTGAATTCGAGAAATATTTTGCCGTAAGTATCGAAGGATTAAAAGAATTCATGAATGACGGCCTGGTAGAAATAAATGACCGAAAAATCGTAGTAACAGAGATGGGACGATTGCTTATTAGAAATATCGCAATGAATTTCGATAAATACATAGAACAGAAGTCCGACAAGGCCAAATATTCAAGAACGGTTTAA
- a CDS encoding ATP-grasp domain-containing protein yields the protein MNNLTILCISSYEKGFDFMIQAKEEGCRVLLLTSRSLQDSPWPKESIDEIFYMPDINKEWNIDHMINAVSFLARTEKIERIVALDDFDVEKAARLREHLRVPGMGDTTARYFRDKLAMRMKAQEDGINVPPFVHILNYDNIKNYLKEVEPPYVLKPRMQAGAIGIKKINNENELWQNLEILGDRQSYFLLEKFIPGDIFHVDCIIVNKEVLFAVASQYGLPPMEVAHEGRVFSSRTMKRGSKDERKLISMNDHLLKSLGLLKGVSHSEFIKSSDGKFYFLETSARVGGANLADLVYHSTGVNLWREWAKLEINDRYKIPKSKNDYAAILQSLARQEWPDMDSFNDSEVVWRLKKRFHAGLIIASPGYERVEELTKNYTERFYSEFFTSAPVPEKPTE from the coding sequence ATGAATAATCTTACAATACTTTGCATCTCAAGTTATGAAAAGGGATTCGATTTCATGATACAGGCTAAAGAGGAAGGTTGCAGGGTTCTGCTTTTGACTTCCCGAAGTCTGCAGGATTCGCCGTGGCCGAAAGAATCGATTGATGAAATATTTTATATGCCCGATATAAATAAAGAATGGAATATTGATCATATGATCAACGCTGTCAGTTTTCTTGCTAGGACTGAAAAGATTGAGAGAATTGTTGCACTTGATGATTTTGACGTAGAAAAAGCCGCCCGCTTAAGAGAGCATCTCCGTGTGCCGGGAATGGGCGATACTACCGCGCGTTATTTCAGAGATAAACTGGCCATGCGGATGAAGGCCCAAGAAGATGGTATTAACGTACCGCCTTTTGTTCACATACTGAATTACGACAATATTAAAAACTATCTTAAAGAGGTTGAACCTCCCTATGTATTAAAACCCCGTATGCAGGCCGGGGCGATCGGAATCAAAAAAATAAATAATGAGAATGAACTCTGGCAGAATCTCGAAATACTCGGCGACAGGCAATCATATTTTTTGTTAGAGAAGTTTATTCCCGGTGATATTTTCCACGTTGACTGCATTATTGTAAATAAAGAGGTTCTTTTTGCTGTAGCAAGCCAGTATGGTTTGCCTCCGATGGAAGTAGCGCATGAGGGAAGAGTCTTTTCCAGCAGAACTATGAAACGCGGATCGAAAGATGAGAGAAAATTGATAAGTATGAATGATCATTTACTTAAATCGCTTGGATTGTTAAAGGGGGTTTCCCATTCGGAGTTTATTAAAAGCAGCGATGGAAAATTTTACTTTCTTGAAACGTCTGCGAGAGTCGGCGGTGCTAATTTAGCTGATCTTGTCTATCATTCTACTGGAGTTAATTTGTGGCGTGAATGGGCTAAACTTGAAATTAACGACAGATACAAAATTCCTAAATCTAAAAACGATTATGCGGCAATTCTTCAATCCTTAGCCAGACAGGAATGGCCCGATATGGATTCCTTTAATGATTCTGAAGTTGTATGGCGATTAAAGAAGAGATTTCATGCCGGTCTTATAATTGCATCACCAGGTTATGAAAGGGTAGAAGAGTTGACTAAGAATTATACTGAACGGTTTTACAGCGAATTTTTTACATCAGCTCCGGTTCCTGAAAAGCCGACAGAATAA
- a CDS encoding uroporphyrinogen-III synthase, giving the protein MNLIKGKKILITRSSEDCGTAFNSLVNSGAELICLPTIKIIPSYNSLDLTELISDSSAFEFIIFTSSNAVEVFSNLVADYKPDLSRTRVAVVGSGTAETCRSHGIYIHIMPEEFSAKGLIKKFSELNISGKKILIPGSAISRDELSNGLMDLGAYVVSLPIYETQLINKDEVPEELLNHLDIKPDLFIFTSPSSFRGYCNLMNTTDCHKYFEGKIICAIGTTTEEAIRDSGLVVNIVPSTFNLRGIAESILTFYHNTRNVV; this is encoded by the coding sequence GTGAATTTGATAAAAGGGAAAAAGATTTTAATTACCAGGTCTTCGGAAGATTGCGGCACCGCATTCAATTCTCTTGTAAATTCCGGAGCTGAATTAATCTGCTTACCTACTATTAAAATAATACCTTCATACAATTCGCTGGATCTTACTGAATTGATATCGGATTCATCCGCATTTGAATTTATAATATTTACTTCATCGAATGCCGTGGAAGTATTTTCGAATCTAGTTGCGGATTATAAACCGGACTTATCACGCACCCGGGTTGCAGTAGTTGGAAGCGGTACGGCGGAAACTTGCAGATCTCACGGCATCTATATACATATTATGCCGGAGGAATTCAGTGCGAAAGGATTGATTAAAAAGTTTTCGGAACTGAATATCTCAGGCAAAAAAATTCTGATCCCGGGTTCGGCTATTTCAAGAGACGAATTAAGTAATGGATTGATGGACCTCGGCGCTTACGTTGTTAGTCTTCCTATCTATGAGACTCAGCTGATTAATAAGGATGAGGTGCCGGAAGAATTATTGAATCATCTCGATATTAAGCCGGATCTTTTCATATTTACAAGCCCTTCTTCCTTCAGGGGATATTGTAATTTGATGAATACTACCGACTGCCATAAATATTTTGAAGGAAAGATTATTTGTGCTATCGGCACAACTACAGAAGAAGCGATAAGGGATTCCGGATTGGTTGTAAATATTGTCCCTTCAACATTTAACTTAAGAGGAATTGCCGAATCAATTCTTACATTCTACCATAATACTCGCAACGTGGTTTAG
- the hemC gene encoding hydroxymethylbilane synthase encodes MKKNKLIIGSRGSELALWQARFVKRELERKNKYLSVEIRIINTKGDKILDVALSKIGDKGLFTKELENELLNGSIDIAVHSLKDLQTEIPEGLFLAAVTKRHPVEDVLIARKKGTTINNLKDNAVIATGSLRRRSQILHLRPDVKIEELRGNVPTRIKKFLESDWDAIVLARAGVERLKLNKYISSIIDKDRLLPAVGQGALGIEIRKDNLLAAKMLKKIHHEKTFLAVRAERALLKALEGGCQVPIGAYAQVKSERLILEAVVGSVDGSITFRKKIEGGIRYPERTGIKLAGQLLNAGASEILKEIYDRERTR; translated from the coding sequence TTGAAAAAGAATAAACTGATAATCGGATCGCGCGGAAGTGAATTGGCTTTATGGCAGGCACGTTTCGTTAAAAGAGAACTTGAAAGAAAAAATAAATACCTTTCTGTAGAAATCAGAATTATTAATACGAAGGGTGATAAGATACTTGATGTAGCTCTTTCCAAGATTGGAGATAAAGGACTCTTTACAAAGGAATTGGAAAACGAATTACTGAACGGTTCAATAGATATTGCAGTGCACAGTCTCAAGGATCTTCAGACAGAAATTCCCGAAGGATTATTCCTTGCAGCCGTTACAAAAAGGCATCCGGTGGAGGATGTTCTTATCGCTCGGAAAAAAGGGACTACCATAAATAATCTTAAGGATAATGCAGTCATTGCAACTGGTTCTTTACGTAGAAGATCCCAGATACTCCATTTACGTCCCGATGTTAAGATCGAGGAACTGAGAGGAAACGTACCTACAAGAATCAAAAAGTTTCTTGAATCTGACTGGGATGCTATAGTACTTGCAAGAGCCGGCGTTGAACGTTTAAAACTGAATAAATATATCTCATCAATAATTGATAAGGATCGTCTCCTTCCGGCAGTAGGACAGGGAGCCCTCGGTATTGAAATACGCAAGGACAATCTCCTGGCCGCAAAAATGCTTAAAAAGATTCATCATGAAAAAACATTCTTAGCTGTTAGAGCCGAGCGGGCATTATTAAAAGCTCTTGAAGGCGGATGTCAGGTCCCTATCGGGGCTTATGCCCAGGTGAAATCGGAAAGATTAATTCTTGAAGCTGTAGTAGGTTCTGTTGATGGATCGATTACTTTCAGAAAAAAAATTGAAGGTGGCATCCGTTATCCGGAAAGAACCGGTATAAAACTCGCCGGACAATTACTGAATGCCGGTGCTTCGGAAATATTAAAAGAAATATATGACAGGGAAAGAACCAGGTGA
- the hemE gene encoding uroporphyrinogen decarboxylase, which yields MKNDLFLRACKRLPVERTPIWVMRQAGRYLPEYRAVRDKYDFLTMCKTPELAAEVTIQPVDLIGVDAAIIFSDILVIPEAMGMKLEMIESKGPKLFDPIRSADQINKLKRIDPSRDLKYVLDALSLTKKELDGKVPLIGFSGSPWTLMTYMVEGGGSKNFSEIKKFIYNQPDAAHQLLDLIADSVAEYLSAKIESGADAVQIFDTWGGILSPNDFEEFSLRYISKIISSIRRKDQPVIVFAKGVHYKMEELVKTGADVIGLDWTMNLNDVRSSVGNKAALQGNLDPTVLYGTEEKIRTEANRVMESFGKGSGHVFNLGHGILPDVNPEKLKYLVKVVKEESVRFH from the coding sequence TTGAAGAACGATTTGTTTTTAAGAGCCTGTAAACGTCTCCCTGTAGAGAGAACTCCCATCTGGGTAATGCGCCAGGCGGGAAGATATCTCCCAGAATACAGGGCCGTACGGGATAAATATGATTTTCTAACCATGTGTAAAACACCCGAGTTGGCCGCCGAAGTAACAATTCAACCCGTTGATCTTATAGGTGTTGATGCGGCTATTATTTTTTCGGACATTCTTGTAATACCCGAAGCAATGGGAATGAAGCTCGAAATGATCGAAAGCAAAGGCCCAAAACTTTTTGATCCGATACGAAGTGCCGATCAAATTAATAAACTGAAGAGGATTGATCCTTCCAGGGATTTGAAATATGTCCTTGATGCTCTCTCTCTTACCAAAAAAGAACTCGATGGTAAAGTGCCTTTGATCGGATTTTCCGGCTCGCCATGGACTTTAATGACTTACATGGTTGAGGGAGGGGGTTCAAAGAACTTTTCCGAAATAAAAAAGTTTATTTATAATCAACCTGACGCTGCTCATCAGTTACTGGATCTGATTGCGGATTCTGTCGCCGAATATCTCTCAGCGAAAATAGAATCGGGTGCAGACGCTGTTCAGATCTTCGATACATGGGGCGGTATACTCTCTCCAAACGATTTTGAAGAATTTTCACTTCGTTATATTTCGAAAATAATTTCATCGATCAGAAGAAAAGACCAGCCGGTAATTGTTTTCGCAAAAGGAGTTCATTACAAAATGGAAGAACTCGTCAAAACCGGTGCCGACGTTATTGGTCTTGACTGGACTATGAATCTTAATGATGTCCGATCATCGGTCGGCAATAAAGCAGCATTGCAGGGGAACCTGGATCCAACTGTACTCTACGGAACCGAAGAGAAGATCAGGACAGAAGCTAATCGGGTTATGGAGTCTTTCGGAAAAGGAAGCGGACATGTATTCAATCTTGGTCATGGAATACTGCCGGACGTTAATCCGGAAAAACTGAAGTATCTTGTAAAAGTTGTAAAAGAAGAGAGTGTACGTTTTCATTAA